In Lineus longissimus chromosome 7, tnLinLong1.2, whole genome shotgun sequence, a genomic segment contains:
- the LOC135491410 gene encoding guanylate cyclase soluble subunit beta-2-like — MYGQIHVCIRQLVLEKFGEEAWKKILAETSLNDTEHFLVFKHYCDGATFTLVGAVAKTLGLPAETVLEVFGEYFLEYCMRHGYDKMMKTLGEDFASFVQNLDSFHALLAMSYENIDAPSFRCETNPDGSLTLHYYSSRPGLQNLVIGILRSVGKKLFDTHVETVVQEIHTIDISNTRKQYLVIFRIVLTSLNEDVNKSNQIVPAFQPVVPDVLRINAKSFCQAFPYHILFDTELRIVQCGVGLQKMCRQIVGGVKLSDVFEMMQPNLMLSMAHLRRFINACFIIREKEVIGLNSSRIVLKGQMIWMEDVTLMLFICSPRLSSLNEMAEKNLFLSDIPIYDVTRELILLNQQRIAEIEISKKLDETTAELTRTGKALEEEKRKTDELLYQMLPVKVANQLREHKQVEAEKFDQVTILFSDIVTFTNIAAACTPIHVVNMLNSLYSRFDQATTVNNVYKVETIGDAYMVVGGVPEVSDSHAESVADMAMDMIEEASHVTSPASGLPLQIRVGIHSGPVVAGVVGAKMPRYCLFGDTVNTASRMESHSIPGRIHLSSSTYSCVRCKGFSFEERGEIEVKGKGKMTTYFLLGKGDVCVPLPPPGTPRTKRESVVFTEFNRPVLSPINRKITPIDEGKETEDSTTALKQTEETLLVEITADNKAIGDKNSIQNGLGENDAAKTRDSNANAFSVDEKKQQEGRYQKSETCTLL, encoded by the exons ATG TATGGTCAGATTCACGTGTGCATTCGCCAGCTCGTCCTGGAGAAGTTTGGAGAAGAGGCCTGGAAGAAGATTCT GGCTGAAACTTCCCTGAACGACACCGAACACTTCTTAGTATTTAAGCATTATTGTGATGGTGCGACGTTTACTCTAGTTGGAGCCGTGGCGAAGACTCTTG GTCTACCAGCCGAAACTGTATTGGAGGTTTTCGGCGAGTACTTCTTGGAGTATTGCATGCGGCACGGCTATGATAAGATGATGAAGACTCTGGGCGAAGATTTCGCCAGCTTCGTCCAGAATCTTGATTCTTTCCATGCGCTGCTGGCAATGTCCTATGAAAATATCGATGCACCATCTTTCAG GTGCGAAACCAACCCAGACGGATCCCTGACGCTGCATTACTACTCATCCAGACCTGGGCTTCAAAACCTTGTGATAG GAATCCTTCGATCAGTTGGAAAGAAACTCTTCGACACACACGTTGAAACAGTAGTCCAGGAAATACACACAATAGACATCAGTAACACACGTAAACAATACCTGGTCATCTTCAGGATCGTGCTGACGTCATTAAACGAAGACGTCAACAAAAGCAACCAAATTGTTCCGGCATTCCAGCCTGTTGTGCCGGATGTACTACGAATCAATGCTAAATCATTCTGTCAAGCATTTCCCTACCACATACTTTTTGACACGGAGTTACGCATTGTACAATGTGGTGTAGGGCTCCAGAAAATGTGCAGACAGATCGTTGGCGGCGTTAAGCTCAGTGACGTTTTTGAAATGATGCAGCCAAACTTGATGCTTTCAATGGCTCATCTACGAAGGTTCATCAACGCTTGTTTCATCATCAGAGAGAAGGAGGTGATTGGACTGAATTCATCGCGGATTGTTCTGAAAG GCCAGATGATCTGGATGGAGGACGTGACCCTGATGCTGTTCATATGCTCACCCCGGCTGTCTAGTCTTAACGAAATGGCGGAGAAGAACCTCTTCCTTTCCGATATTCCTATCTACGACGTCACGCGGGAACTCATCCTGTTGAATCAACAGAGAATCGCTGAAATAGAAATAAG CAAAAAGCTTGACGAAACGACTGCTGAGCTCACAAGAACGGGAAAGGCGCTGGaagaagaaaagagaaaaaCTGACGAATTGTTGTACCAGATGCTTCCGGTGAAGGTAGCCAATCAGCTGCGAGAACATAAGCAGGTGGAAGCAG AAAAGTTCGACCAAGTGACAATCTTATTTAGTGATATCGTGACGTTCACGAACATAGCTGCTGCATGTACGCCAATCCACGTAGTCAACATGCTCAACTCATTATACTCACGATTCGACCAGGCAACTACCGTCAATAATGTTTACAAG GTCGAAACCATTGGTGATGCTTACATGGTTGTAGGTGGTGTCCCTGAAGTGAGCGACTCCCATGCCGAAAGCGTGGCAGATATGGCAATGGACATGATTGAAGAGGCAAGCCATGTTACGTCGCCGGCAAGTGGATTGCCTTTACAG ATCCGTGTGGGTATCCATTCCGGCCCGGTCGTGGCGGGTGTAGTGGGCGCGAAGATGCCAAGGTATTGTCTGTTTGGCGATACAGTGAACACGGCATCCCGGATGGAGAGTCACAGCATCCCAGGAAGAATTCATCTAAGTTCTTCCACCTATAG CTGTGTTAGATGTAAGGGCTTCTCCTTCGAAGAAAGAGGTGAGATAGAAGTGAAAGGCAAGGGTAAGATGACGACATACTTTCTGCTTGGAAAAGGCGATGTCTGCGTTCCACTACCGCCACCGGGCACGCCACGGACGAAGAGGGAGAGTGTGGTCTTCACGGAGTTCAACCGGCCCGTACTTTCACCTATCAACAGGAAAATAACACCAATTGATGAGGGTAAAGAAACTGAGGACAGTACAACTGCACTGAAACAAACTGAAGAAACACTTTTAGTAGAAATTACTGCAGATAACAAGGCAATTGGTGATAAGAATTCTATTCAAAATGGACTTGGTGAAAACGATGCGGCTAAAACACGTGACAGTAATGCCAATGCTTTTTCAGTTGACGAGAAAAAGCAGCAGGAGGGAAGATATCAAAAGAGTGAAACATGTACTCTTCTGTGA